In the genome of Pelobacter seleniigenes DSM 18267, one region contains:
- a CDS encoding inorganic phosphate transporter, translating to MGLDFLVIAVGILIFLASMGLIVGVSNDAVNFLNSPIGAKVASRKVILGVAALGLLCGVLFSSGMMEVARKGIFHPEVFTMPELLTIFLAVMISDIILLDLFNTYGLPTSTTVSIVFELLGAAVIVSLLKIVAAGDSLATLGDYINTAKAIAIIMGILFSVAVAFICGAVVQFLTRLLFTFEYQKRMKRYGAIWGGMCLASIAYFILIKGAKSASFMTKENIAWIMDHGPLIMGGTLVVAAIVLQILQLMKVNILKPIILVGTFALALAFAANDLVNFIGVPMAGLHAYKAAMATADPLHSTMGALGHQVPSETFYLLLAGIIMVATLCLSRKARSVTETTIQLSQQEEGVERFESIGLSRAIVRLVLAFFDALRVMVPAPLRRWIAERFDVEKVALEQSKGERPSFDLLRAAVNLMVASAVISYATSNKLPLSTTYVTFMVAMGTTFADRAWGRESAVYRVTGVLTVVGGWFMTAVIAFTFAGIFAAVIFFGKGFGVLFLLAAAGLLIYNGHHKHRQFEAQSQKQLIFNLKSVADAKTAIGTTFEHMSLLLRELADSVDRTLEATFEGSFDRIGVERKRLRQFQQWSNIISANIFKAMRLLSQKGGRVGHKYAQTVRRLQKLSDGHRDIVLRVYTHVGNHHKGLLPEQIAELQIVRQKLRVMLFDAAEILSRGEIANIREIEEQDKQLRQLAAELNLKQAERITANISKTRLSILYYGIIGNAMMISKQNLELLEIFNESFSGLEEFK from the coding sequence ATGGGTCTTGATTTTTTAGTCATTGCCGTCGGCATTCTGATCTTTTTGGCCTCAATGGGCTTGATTGTCGGGGTCAGTAATGATGCCGTCAACTTTCTCAATTCACCAATTGGTGCCAAGGTGGCGTCGCGCAAAGTGATCCTGGGGGTTGCTGCCCTCGGGCTGCTCTGCGGGGTGCTTTTCTCCAGCGGCATGATGGAGGTTGCCCGCAAAGGGATTTTCCACCCCGAAGTGTTCACCATGCCGGAGTTGTTGACCATCTTCCTTGCCGTGATGATCAGTGACATCATCCTGCTTGATCTGTTCAACACCTACGGTTTACCGACCTCGACCACCGTATCCATCGTCTTCGAACTGCTCGGCGCCGCGGTGATTGTCTCGCTCCTCAAAATCGTCGCCGCCGGTGACAGTCTGGCGACCCTCGGCGACTACATCAATACGGCCAAGGCCATCGCCATCATCATGGGCATTCTCTTCTCGGTTGCGGTGGCGTTTATCTGCGGCGCGGTTGTCCAGTTCCTGACCCGGCTGTTGTTCACCTTTGAATATCAGAAGCGGATGAAGCGTTACGGTGCCATCTGGGGCGGCATGTGCCTGGCTTCCATTGCCTACTTCATCCTCATCAAGGGGGCTAAAAGCGCCTCCTTCATGACCAAAGAGAACATTGCCTGGATTATGGACCACGGTCCCCTGATCATGGGGGGGACCCTGGTGGTCGCGGCGATTGTCCTGCAGATCCTGCAGCTGATGAAGGTGAATATCCTCAAACCGATCATTCTTGTCGGCACCTTTGCCCTGGCCCTGGCGTTTGCCGCCAACGACCTGGTCAACTTCATCGGGGTGCCGATGGCCGGACTGCATGCCTACAAGGCGGCCATGGCGACTGCCGACCCTCTGCATTCCACGATGGGTGCATTGGGGCATCAGGTGCCGTCTGAGACCTTCTATCTGCTACTGGCCGGTATCATCATGGTGGCAACACTCTGCCTCTCGCGCAAAGCCCGTAGCGTGACCGAGACCACGATTCAACTCAGTCAACAGGAAGAAGGGGTCGAGCGCTTTGAATCGATTGGCCTGTCCCGCGCCATTGTGCGGCTGGTGCTCGCCTTCTTCGATGCCTTGAGAGTGATGGTTCCAGCTCCGTTGCGGCGCTGGATTGCCGAACGTTTTGATGTCGAGAAGGTTGCGCTGGAACAGAGCAAAGGGGAACGGCCTTCTTTCGACCTGCTGCGGGCCGCGGTCAACCTGATGGTGGCCAGCGCGGTGATCTCCTATGCCACATCCAACAAGCTTCCCCTGTCGACCACTTACGTGACCTTCATGGTTGCCATGGGCACGACCTTCGCCGACCGGGCCTGGGGCCGGGAGAGCGCGGTCTACCGGGTGACCGGGGTGTTGACCGTGGTTGGCGGCTGGTTCATGACCGCCGTTATCGCTTTCACCTTCGCGGGAATTTTTGCCGCGGTCATCTTTTTCGGCAAAGGCTTCGGGGTGCTGTTCCTACTGGCCGCTGCCGGGCTGCTGATCTACAACGGCCATCACAAACACCGGCAGTTTGAAGCCCAGTCGCAGAAGCAGCTGATTTTCAACCTCAAGTCGGTCGCGGATGCCAAGACCGCCATTGGCACCACCTTCGAACACATGAGCCTGCTGTTGCGGGAGTTGGCAGACTCGGTCGACAGGACGCTGGAAGCGACTTTCGAAGGGAGCTTCGACCGGATCGGGGTCGAGCGCAAGAGGCTGCGGCAGTTCCAGCAATGGTCGAACATTATCAGCGCCAATATTTTTAAGGCGATGCGCCTGCTATCCCAAAAGGGGGGACGGGTCGGTCACAAGTATGCCCAGACCGTACGCCGTCTGCAGAAGCTCTCGGATGGCCATCGGGATATCGTCCTGAGGGTCTATACCCACGTTGGCAATCACCACAAGGGGCTGCTCCCGGAGCAGATAGCTGAGCTGCAAATCGTGCGTCAGAAACTGAGGGTCATGCTGTTTGATGCTGCCGAAATCCTCAGTCGTGGCGAGATCGCCAACATCCGTGAGATTGAAGAGCAGGATAAACAGTTACGCCAGCTGGCTGCCGAGCTCAATCTGAAGCAGGCCGAACGCATCACTGCCAATATCTCGAAAACACGGTTGAGCATTCTTTATTATGGCATCATTGGCAACGCCATGATGATCTCCAAGCAAAACCTGGAACTGCTCGAAATTTTCAATGAGTCCTTTTCCGGGCTTGAAGAGTTTAAATAG